In Isoptericola jiangsuensis, the following proteins share a genomic window:
- a CDS encoding methionine ABC transporter ATP-binding protein gives MSEPIISFRDVVKEFPAPRGFRRGRRHGAAVRAVDGVTLDVAAGEIFGVIGYSGAGKSTLVRLVNALETTTSGAVVVDGTDLTGLSEARLRPVRAGIGMIFQQFNLLSSRTVAGNVAYPLDVAGWSRADRDARVAELLDFVGIADKAGVHPAKLSGGQKQRVGIARALAANPRILLADEATSALDPETTADVLALLQRVNRELGITVVVITHEMEVVRSICHRVAVMEHGRVVEVGDAYSIFSAPRHAVTRRFVASALRDRPSDAVLARLRTRHAGRIVTVRVDEVAGSSAQVMGALAEHGVTGTIVYGGISEVAERPYGSLTLELVGSDDAVTAALDALRRVTVVADHGTAARPVDDAGDLPAAPDDVVEPGQTRPTADLPPRLPGGGTFGGTTAALGGID, from the coding sequence GTGAGCGAGCCCATCATCAGCTTTCGCGACGTCGTCAAGGAGTTCCCCGCCCCCCGAGGGTTCCGTCGGGGACGGCGTCACGGCGCCGCCGTGCGGGCCGTCGACGGCGTCACGCTGGACGTCGCGGCCGGGGAGATCTTCGGCGTCATCGGCTACTCGGGCGCCGGCAAGTCCACGCTCGTGCGGCTCGTCAACGCCCTGGAGACGACGACGTCCGGCGCGGTCGTCGTCGACGGCACCGACCTCACGGGGCTGAGCGAGGCGCGCCTGCGACCGGTCCGCGCCGGCATCGGCATGATCTTCCAGCAGTTCAACCTGCTGTCGTCGCGCACGGTCGCGGGGAACGTCGCCTACCCGCTGGATGTCGCGGGCTGGTCCCGCGCCGACCGGGACGCCCGGGTCGCCGAGCTGCTCGACTTCGTCGGCATCGCGGACAAGGCGGGCGTCCACCCCGCGAAGCTGTCCGGCGGGCAGAAGCAGCGCGTCGGCATCGCCCGGGCGCTGGCCGCGAACCCGCGGATCCTCCTCGCCGACGAGGCCACGAGCGCGCTCGACCCCGAGACCACGGCCGACGTCCTCGCCCTGCTGCAGCGCGTGAACCGCGAGCTCGGCATCACCGTCGTCGTCATCACGCACGAGATGGAGGTCGTGCGGTCCATCTGTCACCGCGTGGCCGTCATGGAGCACGGCCGCGTCGTCGAGGTCGGGGACGCCTACTCCATCTTCAGCGCCCCGCGCCACGCGGTCACGCGTCGCTTCGTCGCCTCGGCCCTGCGGGACCGCCCGTCCGACGCCGTCCTCGCACGGCTGCGCACCCGGCACGCCGGGCGCATCGTCACGGTCCGGGTCGACGAGGTCGCCGGGTCGTCCGCCCAGGTGATGGGCGCGCTCGCCGAGCACGGCGTCACCGGCACCATCGTCTACGGCGGCATCTCCGAGGTCGCGGAGCGCCCCTACGGGTCGCTCACCCTCGAGCTCGTCGGGTCCGACGACGCCGTCACGGCCGCGCTCGACGCGCTGCGGCGCGTGACGGTCGTCGCCGACCACGGCACCGCCGCCCGGCCGGTCGACGACGCGGGCGACCTGCCCGCCGCCCCGGACGACGTCGTCGAGCCGGGCCAGACCCGACCGACCGCCGACCTGCCGCCCCGGCTGCCGGGCGGCGGCACGTTCGGCGGCACCACCGCAGCCCTGGGAGGGATCGACTGA
- a CDS encoding MetQ/NlpA family ABC transporter substrate-binding protein, with protein MNLRSTLLAAGTLASVLALAACGGDSEAAAPAAGTPEDPIRIGVVSSGEDYWTTFTEAAAAEGITVEIENFSDYQLPNQGLSDGDLDLNQFQHLQFLAGYNVARGDDLTPIGATAVYPLGLYSTAHASLDEIPAGGQVAIPNDETNQARALLVLQEAGLLTLRDGGNSFSTPADVVAEESKVTVTPVDAAQTALALQDVDASIINNDFVGDAGLTVDDAIFSDDPDASAAEPYINIWVSRAEDADDETLNKLVDIFHTTEVEEGVIEASGGTGVIKDNDAADLQAILDGIETNLAAQG; from the coding sequence GTGAACCTGCGCTCCACCCTGCTCGCCGCCGGCACCCTCGCCTCCGTCCTCGCCCTCGCCGCCTGCGGTGGCGACAGCGAGGCCGCCGCCCCCGCCGCCGGCACCCCCGAGGACCCGATCCGCATCGGCGTCGTCTCCTCCGGCGAGGACTACTGGACCACCTTCACCGAGGCCGCCGCGGCCGAGGGCATCACCGTCGAGATCGAGAACTTCTCCGACTACCAGCTGCCCAACCAGGGGCTGTCCGACGGCGACCTCGACCTCAACCAGTTCCAGCACCTGCAGTTCCTCGCCGGCTACAACGTGGCCCGCGGCGACGACCTCACCCCCATCGGCGCCACCGCCGTCTATCCGCTCGGCCTCTACTCGACCGCCCACGCGAGCCTCGACGAGATCCCCGCCGGCGGCCAGGTCGCCATCCCCAACGACGAGACCAACCAGGCGCGCGCCCTTCTCGTCCTCCAGGAGGCCGGCCTCCTCACGCTGCGCGACGGCGGCAACTCGTTCTCCACCCCCGCCGACGTCGTCGCCGAGGAGTCGAAGGTCACCGTCACCCCCGTCGACGCCGCGCAGACCGCGCTCGCCCTCCAGGACGTCGACGCGTCGATCATCAACAACGACTTCGTCGGCGACGCCGGCCTCACCGTCGACGACGCGATCTTCTCCGACGACCCCGACGCGTCGGCCGCCGAGCCCTACATCAACATCTGGGTCTCCCGGGCCGAGGACGCCGACGACGAGACGCTGAACAAGCTCGTCGACATCTTCCACACCACCGAGGTCGAGGAGGGCGTCATCGAGGCCTCCGGCGGCACCGGCGTCATCAAGGACAACGACGCCGCCGACCTCCAGGCCATCCTCGACGGCATCGAGACGAACCTTGCCGCCCAGGGCTGA